The proteins below come from a single Microcoleus sp. FACHB-68 genomic window:
- a CDS encoding tetratricopeptide repeat protein yields the protein MDLQSLRWSRSLIAIGLISFIAVSATSCTMLTKNPFERKNEQAMPQSSPDSLPSSNFSAKTLIQAGDRFYKERKLVEAQNAYQEASEIDPTNSEAFVKLGHILLVQGKTDAAIAVYQKAIELNPKDIESYNMLSSLLRIKGKRSEAIAVLKKAIQTDSNSVESYRLLGLLLAYEDNLNEASNACNQAIQLDPNYSLGYNCLGIILTSQGKLDEAISTHQTSIKLFSEKYRNSNLDGVGDGLGLAIRYYALSLALTAQGKPREAVNTYNVALKLFEPDLLRILKFSPNSPKASVKYFYRQVPLSPKYFSTLHKQLGIALKDNGQPEEAIFVLQLAKELFAEQNNQEQVAVINNLLKEIESTQ from the coding sequence ATGGATTTGCAATCTTTACGATGGAGTAGGTCGCTAATTGCAATTGGACTAATCAGCTTTATTGCTGTCTCCGCTACATCATGCACTATGTTGACTAAGAACCCTTTTGAACGAAAAAATGAGCAGGCAATGCCTCAGTCCAGTCCTGATTCTTTACCCTCCTCTAATTTCAGTGCAAAAACGCTGATTCAAGCAGGAGATAGGTTTTATAAAGAACGTAAGCTCGTTGAAGCGCAAAATGCTTACCAAGAAGCCTCTGAAATCGACCCAACTAATTCAGAAGCTTTTGTAAAACTAGGACATATACTTTTGGTACAAGGCAAGACTGATGCGGCTATTGCAGTCTATCAAAAAGCCATCGAACTGAACCCGAAAGATATAGAGTCTTATAATATGCTTTCTTCTCTGCTCAGAATTAAGGGCAAGAGATCCGAAGCAATCGCCGTGCTGAAGAAAGCGATTCAAACTGACTCTAACTCCGTAGAATCTTACCGATTATTGGGATTGCTCCTCGCTTATGAAGATAACCTGAATGAGGCAAGTAATGCTTGTAATCAAGCTATCCAACTAGATCCTAATTATTCCTTGGGATATAATTGCTTGGGAATTATTCTCACTTCTCAAGGCAAACTGGATGAAGCAATTTCTACTCATCAAACGAGCATTAAACTTTTCTCAGAAAAGTATAGAAATTCAAATTTGGATGGAGTAGGAGATGGCTTGGGTCTTGCTATAAGGTACTACGCTCTATCTTTAGCGTTAACTGCACAAGGTAAGCCACGTGAAGCCGTGAATACTTACAATGTGGCTCTCAAACTTTTTGAACCTGACCTTTTGCGTATATTAAAATTTTCACCCAATTCTCCAAAAGCTTCGGTTAAGTATTTTTATCGTCAAGTTCCTCTAAGCCCAAAGTATTTTTCTACGCTCCATAAACAATTAGGTATTGCTTTGAAGGACAATGGGCAACCGGAGGAGGCAATTTTTGTTCTTCAATTGGCCAAAGAGTTATTTGCTGAGCAGAACAACCAAGAGCAAGTAGCTGTAATTAACAATCTGTTGAAAGAAATAGAAAGTACACAGTAG
- a CDS encoding aspartyl protease gives MGKVTNTITITNRVDQILAERGFIPADQIRSITLDNVWVDGATRLCLPAEIIRQLGLTLQGEMNVKTAAGIRKVRVFRDVNLSVEGREGTYDCVELPGSEDPLLGLIPLEDLGLELDLKNQRLKLLPAEGKDTYLTIL, from the coding sequence ATGGGTAAAGTTACTAACACAATAACCATCACCAATCGCGTTGATCAGATTCTCGCAGAAAGAGGATTCATTCCAGCCGATCAAATACGCTCTATTACACTTGATAACGTCTGGGTTGATGGCGCTACTCGTCTTTGCCTGCCGGCAGAAATTATCAGGCAATTGGGTTTAACCCTCCAGGGAGAAATGAACGTAAAAACAGCAGCAGGAATCAGAAAGGTTCGCGTTTTCCGGGATGTCAATCTATCTGTAGAAGGGCGAGAAGGCACTTATGATTGTGTGGAATTGCCAGGAAGCGAAGATCCGTTACTAGGTTTAATTCCCTTAGAAGATTTAGGATTAGAACTAGACTTAAAAAACCAACGCCTGAAATTATTACCGGCAGAAGGTAAAGACACCTATTTAACGATTCTGTAA
- a CDS encoding phycobilisome rod-core linker polypeptide: MSVKASGGSSVARPQLYQTVPVATISQAEQQDRFLQRGELTELQSYFKSGAKRLDISETLTKNAELIVSRAANRIFTGGSPMAYLEKPQQQENVVRAANAGDTRPNAALGNVTYVDTKGGFFEGLRGLFSASSGGPAPIGFQPINISRYGPSNMTKSLRDLSWFLRYITYAIVAGDPNIIAVNTRGLREIIENACSSAATIVAMQEMRAAALGYFKQDEEARSIVNQYFEVAITEFKAPTPSDKVRQRPSNDQQGLQLPQTYFNAAERRQKFVMKPGLSGVEKQEIVKAAYRQVFERDITRAYGQGISDLESKVKNGDISMKEFIRRLAKSPLYRSQFFLPFINSRALELAFRHILGRAPSSREEVQKYFSIVSDGGLSALIDALIDSQEYSDYFGEETVPYLRGLGQEAQECRNWGPQFDLFNYSAPYRKVPQFITLFASYDQPLPDQHPYGSGNDPLEIQFGAIFPKETRNPSSSPAPFGKDTRRILIRRGAGIENQLSNPAARGNNPGSLGPKVFKLDQIPSGQNQYGKRGGVRPVQGVSVKYSESSTQAVIRAAYLQVFGRDLYEGQRQKLAEIKLENGDITMREFIRALAKSDIFRNLYWTSLYVCKAVEYIHRRLLGRPTYGRQELNTYFDICAKKGFYALVDAIIDSKEYEEAFGEDTVPYERYLTPAGQSLRSTRVGSIGDKNLKVEVEETARYLELGAVPQRAATDIENRVSQGVQKRREQTKVFKLENRGDKVALNTLIQAAYRQIFERDLNPYIIKNEFSVLESRLGNGEITVKEFIEGLGCSSLYIREFYAPYPNTKVIELGTKHFLGRAPRDQAEIRKYNQILASQGIRGFIGAMVSSTEYLDVFNEDVVPYRRFPTLPAANFPNTERLYNQLTKQNDDLVVPSFEPYLSSGDVAAKMPLTAQALASMPPKPDVVGVGRSVAASSVKSATVSKAARIYRVTPGTDATEMNLAIEAIYRQVMDVYSEEIPVEFRLAEGEAQLRAGEISVREFVQALTSSYAYHGRFVKPFPAAKSAELLCRHLLGRMPSAEEVQESEQLMSAQGLPAAVSALVNGAEYARYFGENVVPYKR, translated from the coding sequence ATGAGTGTAAAAGCAAGTGGTGGAAGCTCAGTGGCGCGGCCACAACTATATCAAACAGTACCAGTTGCAACCATTTCTCAAGCGGAACAACAAGACCGCTTCTTACAGCGGGGCGAACTGACTGAACTGCAAAGCTATTTCAAATCAGGAGCCAAGCGTCTGGATATTTCCGAGACGCTAACCAAGAATGCAGAACTGATTGTATCCCGTGCTGCCAACCGTATTTTCACGGGGGGTTCTCCGATGGCTTACTTAGAGAAGCCACAGCAGCAGGAGAACGTCGTGAGAGCGGCGAACGCAGGGGACACTCGGCCAAATGCGGCCTTGGGAAACGTCACGTATGTGGACACCAAGGGCGGTTTTTTTGAAGGCTTGCGCGGGTTGTTTAGCGCCTCAAGCGGTGGGCCGGCACCCATTGGGTTCCAGCCGATCAACATTTCGCGCTATGGGCCGAGCAACATGACCAAATCCCTGCGGGATTTGAGCTGGTTCTTGCGCTACATTACCTATGCAATCGTAGCCGGCGACCCGAATATCATCGCAGTGAACACCCGTGGCTTGCGGGAAATCATTGAAAACGCCTGCTCATCTGCTGCCACCATCGTAGCCATGCAAGAGATGCGGGCGGCAGCCTTGGGCTATTTCAAGCAAGATGAAGAAGCACGGAGCATCGTCAACCAATACTTTGAGGTGGCGATTACAGAATTTAAAGCCCCGACGCCTTCTGATAAAGTGCGGCAGCGCCCGTCTAACGACCAGCAAGGTTTGCAACTGCCTCAGACTTACTTCAACGCAGCAGAACGCCGGCAAAAATTCGTCATGAAGCCCGGTTTGTCTGGTGTGGAAAAGCAAGAAATTGTGAAAGCAGCCTACCGGCAGGTCTTTGAGCGCGACATCACCCGTGCATACGGCCAGGGGATATCGGATCTCGAATCCAAAGTCAAGAACGGCGACATCTCCATGAAGGAGTTTATCCGCCGGCTGGCCAAATCACCGCTCTACCGCAGCCAGTTCTTCTTACCGTTTATCAACAGCCGCGCCCTAGAATTGGCATTCCGTCACATTTTAGGTCGTGCACCATCTTCGCGTGAAGAAGTGCAAAAATACTTCTCCATCGTGTCTGATGGCGGTCTGTCAGCGCTGATCGACGCTTTGATCGATTCTCAAGAATACTCCGACTACTTCGGTGAAGAAACCGTGCCTTATCTGCGGGGTCTGGGTCAAGAAGCCCAAGAATGCCGCAACTGGGGTCCACAGTTCGATTTGTTTAACTACAGCGCCCCATACCGCAAGGTGCCGCAGTTTATCACGCTGTTTGCATCCTACGACCAGCCCCTACCGGATCAACACCCGTATGGTAGTGGGAATGACCCCTTGGAAATTCAGTTCGGTGCGATTTTCCCGAAAGAAACCCGCAACCCCAGCAGCAGTCCTGCACCGTTTGGTAAAGATACTCGCCGCATCCTGATCCGTCGCGGTGCCGGTATTGAAAACCAACTGAGCAATCCCGCAGCACGGGGGAATAATCCTGGTTCCTTGGGTCCCAAGGTGTTCAAGCTGGATCAAATCCCCAGCGGCCAAAACCAGTATGGCAAACGTGGCGGTGTGCGCCCCGTCCAAGGTGTCAGCGTTAAATACTCGGAAAGCTCCACCCAAGCGGTGATTCGCGCTGCTTACCTGCAAGTGTTTGGCCGCGATCTTTACGAAGGTCAGCGCCAGAAGTTGGCAGAAATTAAGCTGGAAAACGGCGACATCACGATGCGGGAGTTTATCCGCGCGTTGGCGAAGTCGGATATATTCCGCAATCTGTACTGGACATCGCTTTATGTGTGTAAAGCGGTTGAGTACATCCACCGCCGGCTGTTAGGTCGTCCGACTTACGGGCGTCAAGAACTCAATACCTACTTCGATATTTGCGCCAAGAAGGGTTTCTACGCTCTGGTTGATGCGATTATCGATAGCAAGGAATACGAGGAAGCCTTTGGGGAAGATACGGTTCCTTATGAGCGCTATCTGACACCTGCCGGTCAATCGCTGCGTTCAACACGCGTTGGCAGCATTGGCGATAAGAACCTCAAGGTGGAAGTTGAAGAAACGGCTCGCTATCTCGAACTCGGTGCGGTGCCACAACGTGCGGCAACCGATATCGAAAATCGCGTCAGCCAAGGCGTCCAAAAGCGGCGTGAGCAAACCAAGGTCTTCAAGCTCGAAAATCGCGGTGACAAGGTGGCGCTGAATACGCTAATTCAAGCAGCCTACCGACAAATCTTCGAGCGCGATCTCAACCCCTATATCATCAAGAACGAATTTAGCGTTCTGGAAAGCAGACTGGGGAATGGGGAAATCACCGTTAAGGAATTTATTGAAGGGTTGGGTTGTTCCAGCCTTTACATCCGGGAGTTCTACGCGCCTTACCCGAATACGAAGGTGATTGAACTCGGCACCAAGCACTTCTTGGGCCGCGCCCCCCGCGATCAGGCAGAAATTCGCAAATACAACCAAATTCTGGCTTCTCAAGGTATCCGTGGCTTCATCGGTGCAATGGTGAGCAGCACAGAGTATCTGGATGTGTTTAACGAGGATGTGGTGCCTTACCGCCGCTTCCCAACGCTGCCGGCTGCCAACTTCCCGAATACGGAACGGCTATACAACCAGCTCACTAAGCAGAATGACGATCTGGTAGTGCCGTCTTTTGAGCCGTATCTCTCTAGTGGAGATGTGGCTGCGAAGATGCCGCTGACGGCGCAGGCATTGGCTTCGATGCCCCCAAAGCCTGATGTGGTCGGGGTTGGCCGCTCGGTTGCTGCCAGCAGTGTGAAGTCGGCAACAGTGAGCAAGGCAGCGCGGATTTACCGCGTTACCCCAGGCACCGATGCGACGGAAATGAATTTGGCGATTGAGGCGATCTACCGGCAGGTGATGGATGTCTACAGCGAGGAAATCCCTGTAGAGTTCCGCTTAGCTGAAGGAGAAGCTCAGCTACGTGCCGGTGAAATTTCGGTGCGTGAGTTTGTCCAAGCTCTAACCAGTTCATATGCATATCACGGTCGCTTTGTCAAGCCTTTCCCGGCGGCAAAGTCTGCTGAGTTGCTGTGCCGGCACTTGTTAGGACGGATGCCGAGTGCTGAAGAAGTTCAGGAGTCTGAGCAACTAATGAGCGCTCAAGGGCTGCCGGCTGCCGTTTCCGCACTGGTTAACGGCGCTGAATATGCTCGCTACTTCGGCGAAAATGTAGTGCCTTACAAGCGCTAG
- a CDS encoding peptidoglycan-binding protein gives MQLTDKQLSSTQATAQLNKPLLVLGSKGEAVKELQKLLNHWGYYPTIDGIFGQTTLEIVKAFQRRVFLKPDGIVGNLTWQALYTGSPINMPVLQRGSKGQAVITLQETLQITGHYTGRIDGDFSSITDAAVRSFQKDAGLVADGIVGSRTWYALSKIFAPMGC, from the coding sequence ATGCAACTCACTGATAAGCAACTTTCTTCTACCCAAGCTACAGCTCAACTCAACAAGCCTTTACTTGTACTTGGATCAAAAGGCGAAGCCGTTAAAGAACTGCAAAAACTCCTCAACCACTGGGGTTACTACCCGACGATTGACGGGATCTTTGGGCAGACAACCTTAGAAATTGTTAAAGCATTTCAGCGCCGCGTCTTCCTCAAACCCGATGGCATTGTGGGGAATTTAACCTGGCAAGCACTTTACACCGGCTCTCCGATTAATATGCCGGTTTTGCAACGGGGAAGCAAAGGTCAAGCAGTCATTACACTTCAAGAAACCCTTCAAATCACTGGCCACTACACAGGCCGGATTGACGGTGACTTTAGCTCAATAACTGATGCTGCCGTCCGCAGTTTCCAGAAAGATGCCGGTTTAGTCGCTGATGGCATTGTTGGTTCAAGGACGTGGTATGCCTTGAGCAAAATTTTTGCCCCAATGGGGTGCTAA
- a CDS encoding Uma2 family endonuclease: MTAILPTTQKPEPFYPSADGEPVAETYDHLYAILTTLEVLKQYLEGKQATVLANQFLYYSQGFPKLRTAPDVMVIFDVATGGRDNYKIWEEGRVPVVIFEMTSPGTQEYDKNFKKNLYEQLEVQEYWLFDPKGEWIQEQLRGYRLRGEIYEPITDSRSEPLQLRLAVEGKLIGFYREDTGEKLLIPDELVQALRQETLARQAAEERAEEERQRAEELESLLARYRQRFGELPED, translated from the coding sequence ATGACGGCAATTTTACCCACAACCCAAAAGCCAGAACCGTTTTATCCAAGTGCTGATGGTGAACCCGTGGCCGAAACTTACGATCACCTATATGCGATTCTGACAACCCTGGAAGTCCTCAAACAATATTTAGAGGGGAAACAGGCGACTGTGTTGGCAAACCAGTTTCTTTACTACTCCCAAGGCTTCCCAAAATTAAGAACTGCCCCCGATGTGATGGTAATTTTTGATGTAGCTACAGGGGGAAGAGATAATTATAAAATATGGGAAGAAGGTCGGGTGCCGGTTGTGATTTTTGAGATGACTTCTCCAGGTACTCAAGAATACGACAAAAATTTTAAGAAAAACCTGTACGAGCAGTTGGAAGTGCAGGAATACTGGTTATTTGACCCTAAAGGAGAGTGGATACAGGAGCAGTTAAGGGGTTACCGGCTGCGGGGAGAAATTTATGAACCTATCACAGACAGTCGAAGCGAACCTTTGCAGCTTCGTTTAGCTGTTGAAGGCAAATTAATTGGTTTTTACCGGGAAGATACAGGAGAGAAATTACTCATTCCTGATGAGCTAGTGCAGGCGCTACGACAGGAAACACTGGCACGACAAGCGGCAGAGGAACGTGCAGAAGAAGAACGTCAACGTGCAGAAGAATTAGAGTCTCTCTTAGCGCGTTACCGGCAGCGTTTTGGGGAATTACCTGAAGATTAA
- a CDS encoding calcium-binding protein — translation MATIIGTSGNDNLPGLTDPSTIGNDRIYGLAGNDTIDGGVGVDTMVGGVGNDFYYVDSTSDVVSECVGTGIDTVFASTSYTLSANVENLYLQGSANDGYGNELNNYIVGNAGDNMLSGGAGDDIIYGLAGNDTLNGGIGADTMEGGLGDDVYYAYAYSVGDLMREYADAGIDTVLADATYMLSMNVENLYLQGSANDGYGNELNNYIVGNDGNNKLSDSFGSDTVIGGLGNDTFIGFDGNDILTGGAGADYFNFYMNSDASDTITDFSKAEGDKIALSANGFNGLIVPMGDTPESLLSSQFVIGAEATNSDHRVIYNSSTGALFYDFDGTGATAQVQIASLSTGLGLISSDFQVIA, via the coding sequence ATGGCTACAATTATTGGGACATCTGGAAATGATAATCTGCCTGGACTTACTGATCCAAGCACAATCGGCAACGACAGGATCTATGGATTAGCCGGCAACGACACCATCGATGGAGGTGTTGGTGTTGACACAATGGTAGGCGGCGTTGGTAATGATTTCTATTATGTAGACAGCACCAGTGACGTAGTTAGTGAATGTGTTGGTACTGGCATCGATACAGTCTTCGCCTCTACCAGCTATACCTTAAGCGCAAATGTGGAAAACCTTTACCTGCAAGGCAGCGCTAATGACGGTTATGGCAACGAACTCAACAACTATATTGTGGGTAATGCCGGCGATAATATGCTCTCAGGCGGTGCCGGCGATGACATCATCTATGGGTTAGCCGGCAATGACACTCTCAATGGAGGTATTGGTGCTGACACAATGGAAGGCGGCCTTGGTGATGACGTTTATTATGCATATGCATACAGCGTCGGTGATTTGATGAGGGAATATGCTGATGCTGGCATTGATACAGTCCTCGCCGATGCCACCTATATGTTAAGTATGAATGTGGAAAACCTTTACCTGCAAGGCAGCGCTAATGACGGGTACGGTAACGAACTCAACAACTATATTGTGGGTAATGACGGTAATAATAAGCTCTCAGACAGTTTTGGCAGCGATACGGTGATAGGCGGCTTAGGTAACGACACGTTTATTGGATTTGACGGCAACGATATATTGACTGGAGGTGCCGGTGCTGATTACTTTAACTTCTACATGAACAGTGACGCTAGTGATACGATTACCGACTTTAGCAAGGCAGAAGGAGATAAAATTGCGCTTTCAGCCAATGGCTTTAACGGCTTAATTGTCCCAATGGGAGACACACCTGAATCTCTGCTTTCTTCTCAGTTTGTCATTGGCGCTGAAGCAACTAATTCCGATCATCGCGTCATCTACAACTCATCAACCGGCGCACTCTTCTATGATTTCGATGGTACAGGAGCAACTGCACAGGTACAAATTGCCAGTCTCTCAACAGGCTTAGGTTTAATTAGCAGCGACTTCCAGGTTATTGCATAA
- the apcA gene encoding allophycocyanin subunit alpha — MSIVTKSIVNADAEARYLSPGELDRIKGFVTTGERRVRIAQILTESRERIVKQAGDQLFQKRPDVVSPGGNAYGEEMTATCLRDLDYYLRLITYGIVAGDVTPIEEIGVVGVREMYKSLGTPIDGVVEGVRAMKGAATSLLSGEDASEASSYFDYLIGAMQ; from the coding sequence ATGAGTATCGTCACGAAGTCCATCGTGAATGCAGATGCTGAGGCCCGTTATCTCAGCCCTGGTGAATTAGATCGGATCAAAGGTTTCGTCACCACCGGCGAACGTCGCGTCCGCATCGCCCAAATCTTGACCGAATCCCGCGAGCGTATCGTCAAGCAAGCCGGCGACCAACTGTTCCAAAAGCGTCCTGATGTCGTCTCTCCCGGTGGCAACGCCTACGGCGAAGAAATGACCGCCACCTGCTTGCGCGACTTGGACTACTACCTGCGTTTGATCACCTACGGAATCGTCGCCGGTGATGTCACCCCCATCGAAGAAATCGGTGTTGTGGGCGTTCGCGAAATGTACAAGTCCCTCGGCACCCCCATTGATGGTGTGGTCGAAGGCGTCCGCGCAATGAAAGGCGCTGCAACCTCTCTGCTGTCTGGTGAAGATGCTTCTGAAGCTTCTTCTTACTTCGACTACCTGATCGGTGCCATGCAGTAA
- the apcB gene encoding allophycocyanin subunit beta — MQDAITAVINSSDVQGKYLDNSALDKLKGYFQTGELRVRAATTISANASTIVKEAVAKSLLYSDITRPGGNMYTTRRYAACIRDLDYYLRYSTYAMLAGDPSILDERVLNGLKETYNSLGVPIGATVQAIQAMKEVTAGLVGPDAGKEMGVYFDYISSGLS, encoded by the coding sequence ATGCAAGACGCAATCACAGCGGTTATTAATTCTTCCGACGTTCAAGGTAAGTACCTTGACAACAGCGCTCTGGACAAGCTGAAAGGCTACTTCCAAACCGGCGAACTGCGCGTCCGCGCCGCCACCACCATCAGCGCCAACGCCTCCACCATCGTCAAAGAAGCAGTTGCCAAGTCTCTGCTGTACTCTGACATCACCCGTCCCGGTGGAAATATGTACACCACCCGTCGCTATGCAGCTTGCATCCGCGACCTCGACTACTACCTGCGCTATTCTACCTACGCCATGCTGGCTGGCGATCCTTCCATTTTGGATGAGCGCGTCCTCAATGGCTTGAAAGAAACCTACAACTCCCTGGGCGTGCCCATCGGTGCAACCGTACAAGCTATCCAAGCTATGAAAGAAGTCACCGCCGGCTTGGTGGGTCCTGATGCCGGTAAAGAAATGGGTGTCTACTTCGACTACATCAGCTCTGGCTTGAGCTAA
- a CDS encoding class I SAM-dependent methyltransferase produces the protein MSDSQAISAAVSRLYDTYPFPPEPLLDEPPPGYNWRWTWPAAYNFCTGMKPQNLDIRILDAGCGTGVGTEYLVHLNPQAHVTGIDLSAGALEVAKERCRRSGANRVEFHHLSLYDVAQLEGEFDLINCVGVLHHLPDPIRGIKALASKLAPGGLLHIFVYAELGRWEIQLMQKAISLLQGDKRGDYKDGVKVGRQVFASLPEHNRLAKREKERWSMENQRDECFADMYVHPQEIDYNVETLFELIDAAGLEFIGFSNPDYWNLERLLGKEAELIKRAEQLGERERYRLIELLDPEVTHYEFFLGRSPVAKADWLSDETLLPAIPEVSPCVQGWPSEQVFDYNYQIVTLSPAEFAFLQACDGNRTVGDILNYVELGLDGVRSLQKKQLVLLTAG, from the coding sequence ATGTCAGATTCTCAGGCGATTAGCGCTGCTGTTAGCAGGCTCTACGATACTTATCCGTTTCCACCGGAACCCCTTTTGGATGAACCGCCACCAGGGTACAACTGGCGCTGGACTTGGCCGGCTGCTTATAATTTTTGCACCGGCATGAAACCGCAAAATCTCGATATTCGCATTTTGGATGCCGGCTGCGGTACGGGTGTTGGCACAGAATACTTGGTTCACCTTAACCCGCAGGCGCACGTCACCGGCATTGATTTAAGTGCCGGCGCTTTGGAAGTTGCAAAAGAGCGTTGCCGGCGATCTGGTGCAAATCGGGTGGAGTTTCATCACCTCAGTCTGTACGATGTCGCGCAACTGGAGGGTGAGTTTGACTTAATTAACTGTGTTGGGGTATTGCACCACTTACCCGATCCAATTCGCGGTATCAAAGCGCTGGCATCTAAATTGGCTCCGGGCGGCTTGCTGCACATTTTTGTGTATGCTGAGTTGGGCCGGTGGGAAATCCAGCTCATGCAGAAGGCGATCTCGCTGCTGCAAGGTGACAAGCGCGGCGACTACAAAGATGGTGTTAAAGTCGGCCGTCAGGTTTTTGCTTCTCTGCCTGAACATAACAGACTTGCAAAGCGAGAAAAAGAACGCTGGTCGATGGAAAATCAGCGGGATGAGTGCTTTGCGGATATGTATGTACATCCGCAAGAGATTGACTACAACGTTGAGACGCTGTTTGAGCTGATTGATGCTGCCGGTTTAGAGTTTATTGGTTTCTCCAATCCAGACTACTGGAATTTAGAGCGACTTTTGGGGAAAGAAGCCGAGTTAATAAAGCGTGCTGAACAATTGGGTGAACGCGAACGTTATCGGCTGATTGAACTATTAGATCCTGAAGTGACTCATTACGAGTTTTTCTTAGGACGATCGCCGGTTGCCAAGGCAGACTGGTTATCTGATGAAACGCTTTTGCCGGCAATTCCAGAGGTAAGTCCCTGTGTCCAAGGTTGGCCAAGTGAGCAAGTATTTGATTACAACTATCAGATAGTCACTTTGTCGCCGGCAGAGTTTGCGTTTTTGCAAGCTTGCGACGGCAACCGAACAGTGGGGGATATTTTGAATTATGTGGAGTTGGGGTTAGATGGAGTGCGATCACTCCAGAAGAAACAACTGGTTTTGCTGACTGCCGGTTAG